The following proteins are co-located in the Neodiprion virginianus isolate iyNeoVirg1 chromosome 6, iyNeoVirg1.1, whole genome shotgun sequence genome:
- the LOC124307960 gene encoding uncharacterized protein LOC124307960 — translation MSDFEEAFLQYSQAYKSNIVMGDFNADLCSNSFDANNLKSFFLSVSMDIVPYCPTHHTATNSTWLDVCALNDLSKVSGYSQLPVAFLSSHDLISVSFLSISDKIEPREIIYRDFKLLNSQAFKLDIEACDWSQVFTATSIDTKVDLLNTFVLETINKHAPVRKAQLRRPPAPWLDNNIKTLVRERDALYKAFRRTRSLVVRD, via the coding sequence ATGTCAGACTTTGAGGAAGCTTTCCTGCAGTACAGTCAAGCCTATAAAAGTAATATTGTCATGGGTGACTTTAATGCAGACTTGTGTTCGAATAGCTTTGATGCTAATAATCTtaagtcattttttttaagtgTGAGTATGGATATTGTTCCTTACTGCCCGACGCATCACACTGCTACAAACAGTACATGGCTTGACGTCTGCGCGCTTAATGACCTCTCCAAAGTCTCGGGTTATTCACAATTACCTGTTGCCTTTTTATCAAGTCATGACCTGATTAGTGTCAGTTTTCTGTCTATTTCTGATAAGATTGAACCACGCGAAATCATATATAGAGACTTCAAGCTCCTTAACTCCCAAGCCTTTAAACTTGACATTGAAGCCTGCGACTGGTCGCAGGTATTCACTGCTACCTCGATTGACACcaaagttgacctactaaataCTTTCGTACTAGAgacaataaataaacatgCTCCAGTTCGTAAAGCCCAGCTAAGGCGTCCTCCAGCTCCTTGGCTGGATAACAATATTAAGACGCTCGTGAGAGAGCGGGACGCTCTCTACAAAGCATTCCGGAGAACTAGATCACTTGTCGTCAGAGATTAA